A window of Methanolobus sediminis contains these coding sequences:
- a CDS encoding cobalamin biosynthesis protein CbiG — MAVFATGIVVREIAPLIVDKWKDPAVIVVDSNMNFAIPLLGGHHGGNEVVRKIAEIGPIPVVTTATEVHNRNSVEGIAKALGCDIVNKPSTVQVNCALLDEDVEVLEIKGPKIVIVGDDVSVLKRDEVKAEDK, encoded by the coding sequence GTGGCAGTATTTGCCACCGGCATTGTTGTCCGTGAGATTGCACCCTTGATAGTGGATAAGTGGAAGGATCCTGCAGTCATAGTGGTTGATTCCAATATGAATTTCGCAATTCCTTTGCTTGGTGGTCATCACGGGGGCAACGAGGTTGTCAGGAAGATCGCAGAGATAGGTCCGATCCCGGTTGTCACTACAGCCACTGAAGTTCACAACAGGAATTCAGTGGAAGGCATTGCAAAGGCACTTGGATGTGATATTGTCAATAAGCCGTCCACTGTACAGGTAAATTGCGCTCTGCTTGATGAGGATGTTGAAGTCCTCGAAATTAAAGGTCCAAAGATAGTCATTGTCGGGGACGATGTTTCGGTCCTGAAACGAGATGAAGTAAAGGCTGAGGACAAATGA
- a CDS encoding cobalamin biosynthesis protein, translating into MGARRGIDSQEAIDAINNALMEVGRSIDDVEGLASAKLKENETGLHEAAKFFGLTITFIDHDELNNYDAPSASQAKRFGLTGVAEPAALALSEKKQLILRKKVYGRVTIAIAE; encoded by the coding sequence ATGGGGGCCCGAAGGGGTATTGACAGTCAGGAAGCCATCGATGCGATAAACAATGCGCTTATGGAGGTAGGCAGGAGCATCGATGATGTGGAAGGGCTGGCATCAGCAAAATTAAAAGAGAACGAGACCGGTCTGCATGAAGCAGCTAAGTTCTTCGGGCTCACAATAACGTTCATAGATCACGACGAATTGAATAACTATGATGCGCCGTCGGCTTCGCAGGCAAAACGCTTCGGGCTTACAGGTGTGGCAGAACCTGCTGCATTGGCGTTGTCTGAAAAAAAACAATTGATACTAAGGAAGAAGGTATATGGAAGGGTCACAATCGCAATCGCAGAGTAA
- the cobJ gene encoding precorrin-3B C(17)-methyltransferase, which translates to MEGSQSQSQSKGKLYIIGIGPGSVEQLTVKARDVIMTSDYIVGNGTYLDQMASLLDKQEIVRSAMGKEVDRSRKAVELAQDKVVSMISGGDANVYGMAGLVLEVAEHAGLDVEVEVLPGVTAITAAASVVGAPIVNDMCTVSLSDLLTPWEVIEKRLDAAASADFVMSLYNPKSRQRKSNFSKAIEIIRKYKEDSVPVALVKNALRDADQDYVVTTLGEVMDYNDWVDMSTTILITTNDSRIWDSPYGKRIITPRGYHRKYDY; encoded by the coding sequence ATGGAAGGGTCACAATCGCAATCGCAGAGTAAAGGTAAACTCTACATCATCGGAATAGGTCCGGGTTCAGTCGAACAGCTGACAGTGAAAGCAAGGGATGTAATCATGACATCAGATTACATTGTCGGAAATGGTACCTATCTTGACCAGATGGCAAGTCTGCTGGACAAACAGGAGATAGTCCGCAGTGCCATGGGTAAGGAAGTTGACCGCTCACGCAAGGCAGTAGAGCTTGCGCAGGATAAAGTTGTTTCCATGATAAGTGGCGGCGATGCAAACGTTTACGGCATGGCAGGTCTTGTCCTTGAAGTTGCAGAACACGCAGGTCTTGATGTTGAAGTAGAGGTCCTGCCTGGTGTAACTGCAATTACAGCAGCTGCAAGTGTTGTCGGAGCACCTATTGTCAATGATATGTGTACCGTAAGTCTCAGTGACCTTCTTACGCCATGGGAAGTCATCGAGAAAAGACTTGATGCAGCAGCATCAGCAGACTTTGTGATGTCACTCTACAATCCAAAGAGCCGCCAGCGCAAATCCAATTTCTCAAAGGCTATTGAAATTATCAGAAAGTACAAGGAAGATTCAGTTCCTGTAGCTCTTGTCAAGAATGCTCTGAGAGATGCCGACCAGGATTACGTTGTCACAACCCTTGGTGAGGTTATGGACTACAACGACTGGGTCGACATGAGCACAACAATCCTTATCACAACAAATGATTCCCGCATATGGGATTCACCATACGGTAAGAGAATAATCACTCCAAGGGGGTATCATCGGAAATATGACTACTGA
- a CDS encoding precorrin-8X methylmutase, with amino-acid sequence MTTESKKNDTSIEELVEMTTEIDPDLVAICNDLGSQTDEAKAIYMTSRNIARKLVGDETPEDRVKQRCVTSTGDPAVADLMRFVNDPIPAGVEAIRKGAPILVDINMVKSGITKRGHNCEIICVLDKDEDAELAKKYGITRTAAGFLKCKDILEGSIVAIGNAPSAAFAVCRMIEHGIKPAIIVGTPVGFVNAAESKEVVRGAPVPSITCVGTRGGTPMAVACINELVTIANEE; translated from the coding sequence ATGACTACTGAGTCCAAAAAGAATGACACAAGCATTGAAGAGCTTGTGGAGATGACAACTGAGATCGATCCTGATCTCGTTGCTATCTGCAATGACCTTGGATCACAGACTGATGAAGCCAAGGCAATCTACATGACAAGCCGCAACATCGCCCGCAAACTTGTAGGTGATGAAACTCCTGAAGACCGCGTGAAACAGCGTTGTGTAACCTCAACAGGTGACCCTGCAGTAGCAGACCTCATGCGTTTTGTTAATGATCCTATTCCAGCAGGTGTTGAGGCAATCAGAAAAGGAGCTCCTATTCTTGTTGACATTAACATGGTCAAATCAGGAATAACCAAGAGAGGCCACAACTGTGAGATTATCTGTGTACTTGACAAGGACGAGGATGCAGAACTTGCCAAGAAGTATGGCATAACAAGAACTGCAGCAGGATTCCTGAAATGCAAGGACATTCTTGAAGGTTCAATTGTCGCAATAGGCAATGCACCATCCGCTGCATTTGCAGTATGCAGGATGATCGAGCACGGCATCAAGCCAGCTATCATTGTAGGCACTCCTGTAGGCTTTGTCAACGCCGCAGAATCAAAAGAAGTTGTCAGGGGCGCACCGGTTCCTTCCATAACATGTGTAGGTACACGTGGCGGAACACCAATGGCAGTTGCCTGTATCAATGAACTTGTTACAATAGCAAATGAAGAGTAA
- a CDS encoding cytochrome c biogenesis CcdA family protein has product MVDASTLTPLASFFAGIVSVLSPCVLPLLPIVLAYSTGNSKLRPLAIIAGLTLSFTIMGVAASAFGEYFLPYLGELRIIAELIIIFMGISMLMQKDVFASLSQYTGKIHAEGKGLIGGLVIGVSLGIVWIPCVGPILASILTLVALEGDVFYGAGLLFIYAMGFAIPMLIIAYSAKLSGDRLSKISEYDIELKKGAGIVLIIVGLWMVYTNHL; this is encoded by the coding sequence ATGGTCGATGCAAGTACATTAACTCCACTGGCATCTTTTTTTGCAGGTATCGTGAGCGTGCTCTCTCCCTGTGTATTGCCATTGCTTCCCATCGTACTTGCATATTCAACAGGAAACAGCAAGCTACGCCCACTTGCTATAATTGCAGGACTTACTTTATCGTTCACTATAATGGGTGTTGCAGCATCTGCATTCGGAGAATATTTTCTACCATACCTTGGTGAACTCAGGATAATTGCTGAACTCATCATAATTTTCATGGGTATATCGATGCTCATGCAAAAGGATGTGTTTGCATCCCTATCTCAATACACCGGAAAGATCCATGCTGAAGGAAAAGGACTCATAGGAGGTCTTGTTATCGGTGTGTCGCTTGGAATAGTATGGATTCCATGTGTGGGACCAATACTGGCATCAATACTCACCCTTGTGGCACTTGAAGGAGACGTGTTTTATGGTGCAGGACTTCTCTTCATATACGCTATGGGGTTTGCAATACCAATGCTGATTATTGCCTATTCTGCAAAACTGTCCGGTGACAGGCTCAGTAAAATATCTGAATATGATATTGAGCTCAAAAAGGGAGCAGGGATTGTGCTTATTATTGTGGGACTGTGGATGGTTTACACTAACCATCTGTAA
- a CDS encoding thioredoxin family protein: MNKLILPIIVLISVFFIVAGMTGDNREAMENSAIIEITSSQELNDLVAQRPVLVEIGADWCPACSSQKPIMADISLEYEGKAAVVYINTDNAGSLASSFNIYSIPDSFVIVENSENGYVYMGVDGQVTTDRNYARYIGLTTKNKFTDLLDNAIEYRKSVD, encoded by the coding sequence ATGAATAAATTAATCCTGCCGATAATTGTCTTGATTTCAGTGTTCTTCATAGTCGCAGGAATGACAGGTGACAATAGAGAAGCGATGGAAAACAGTGCGATAATAGAGATTACAAGCTCACAGGAGCTTAATGATTTAGTAGCACAGAGACCTGTACTGGTAGAGATCGGGGCAGACTGGTGTCCTGCTTGTAGTTCACAAAAACCTATAATGGCAGATATATCACTGGAATACGAAGGAAAAGCAGCCGTAGTATATATCAATACAGATAATGCAGGATCGCTTGCATCCAGTTTTAACATTTACTCAATCCCGGACTCGTTCGTCATTGTTGAAAACAGTGAAAATGGCTACGTCTACATGGGAGTGGACGGACAGGTCACAACCGACAGGAACTATGCAAGATACATTGGCCTGACAACTAAAAACAAGTTTACAGATTTGCTCGATAACGCAATCGAATACAGGAAATCAGTTGATTAA
- a CDS encoding 2,5-diamino-6-(ribosylamino)-4(3H)-pyrimidinone 5'-phosphate reductase codes for MERPFTFINSAMSADGKISTKERKQVRISGQIDFNRMDQLRAGSDAVMVGIGTVLADDPSLTVKSAELKERRIAAGKDENPARIIVDSKARTPVDADIFKKGEGKRIIIVSESAPAAKVNLLREQATIVVAGKEKVDLKQAMSELKAQGIERLMVEGGATLNWGMISNGLVDEIYTFVGNLIIGGKTAPTFTDGDGFTEKDIQKLELIDAEKMEEGILLKWKVPANSEQ; via the coding sequence ATGGAACGCCCATTTACATTTATAAATTCAGCAATGTCTGCCGATGGTAAGATATCCACAAAAGAGAGAAAGCAGGTAAGGATTTCCGGCCAGATAGATTTCAACCGCATGGACCAGCTGCGTGCAGGATCTGATGCAGTGATGGTAGGTATCGGAACAGTACTCGCTGATGACCCCAGCCTAACAGTGAAATCTGCTGAACTCAAAGAAAGAAGGATTGCAGCAGGCAAGGATGAGAATCCCGCAAGAATTATTGTAGATAGCAAAGCAAGGACGCCTGTTGATGCTGACATCTTTAAAAAGGGTGAAGGAAAACGCATTATAATTGTTTCTGAATCAGCCCCTGCGGCTAAAGTAAACCTTCTGAGAGAGCAGGCAACAATTGTTGTTGCAGGTAAAGAAAAAGTGGACCTTAAACAAGCAATGTCAGAACTCAAGGCCCAGGGAATTGAACGCTTAATGGTTGAAGGTGGCGCAACGCTTAACTGGGGAATGATCTCAAACGGGCTTGTTGATGAGATATATACTTTTGTGGGAAATCTGATAATCGGTGGAAAGACTGCACCAACATTTACAGATGGTGACGGTTTTACTGAAAAAGACATACAGAAACTCGAACTAATTGATGCTGAAAAAATGGAAGAAGGAATTCTTCTCAAATGGAAAGTTCCTGCTAATTCAGAGCAATGA
- a CDS encoding CBS domain-containing protein encodes MPKNIKISDIMRTEVAYATLPGSRDEVHTLLKEKRVSGVPVLKDGKIVGVVSRANLLKNPEEEQLALLMTRNPVVIDPDGTIVDAAKILLEHNIRRLPVVKEEKLVGIISVADIVASIAELNITDHVGQYMNTTVVPIWTDTPLNVAARVMELSKVKASPVIDNNLEVVGIITDRDIISASVIEDTVEMSDMSAGSDDDEWTWESMRDTMSIYYSVSRVKVPDIPVKDVMVSDLVKAAYISGVSECALKMKRNKIDQIPVVNANQRFLGLLRDRNLMKAIVEN; translated from the coding sequence ATGCCAAAAAACATTAAAATCTCTGATATAATGAGAACAGAAGTTGCATACGCAACCCTTCCTGGATCAAGAGATGAAGTTCACACCCTGCTCAAAGAAAAAAGAGTATCAGGTGTACCTGTATTAAAAGATGGTAAGATCGTAGGTGTTGTGAGCAGGGCTAACCTCCTGAAAAATCCGGAAGAAGAACAGCTTGCACTTTTAATGACACGCAACCCCGTAGTTATAGATCCTGACGGAACCATCGTAGATGCTGCAAAGATACTTCTGGAGCATAACATCAGAAGACTTCCTGTTGTAAAGGAAGAAAAGCTTGTAGGAATCATATCTGTTGCTGATATTGTTGCATCAATTGCAGAACTTAACATAACCGACCATGTTGGACAATACATGAACACAACCGTAGTTCCAATATGGACTGACACGCCTCTCAACGTTGCTGCAAGAGTAATGGAACTTTCAAAAGTAAAGGCATCCCCTGTAATTGATAACAACCTTGAAGTCGTAGGTATTATCACAGATCGTGACATCATAAGTGCCAGTGTTATTGAGGATACTGTAGAGATGTCAGACATGTCCGCAGGTTCAGATGACGATGAATGGACATGGGAATCCATGAGAGATACCATGAGCATTTACTACAGCGTTTCCAGAGTAAAGGTACCTGACATACCAGTAAAGGATGTAATGGTCAGTGACCTTGTGAAAGCTGCATACATATCAGGTGTCAGCGAATGTGCATTGAAGATGAAGAGGAACAAGATAGACCAGATTCCTGTTGTCAATGCTAACCAGAGATTCCTGGGACTCCTGCGTGACCGCAACCTTATGAAAGCGATTGTCGAAAACTAA
- a CDS encoding universal stress protein: protein MTSTLYKNIFIATDGSKQNQKAVMHSIELAKISGAKLYAGYVVDTAAFASIPMDAGWEMMYELLENEANGATESVEELAKKEGVTVETVVLEGHPSHEIIEFADNNNIDLIVMGTLGKSGFDRFLLGSVAEKVTRNSKVPVLVVRGDSEEEE, encoded by the coding sequence ATGACAAGTACTCTGTACAAAAATATATTTATTGCAACCGATGGATCCAAACAAAACCAGAAAGCAGTTATGCACAGCATCGAACTCGCTAAAATAAGTGGTGCGAAATTATATGCAGGATATGTTGTCGATACTGCAGCTTTTGCATCTATCCCTATGGATGCCGGATGGGAAATGATGTACGAACTCCTGGAAAATGAAGCAAACGGAGCTACGGAGTCAGTTGAAGAACTGGCAAAAAAGGAAGGCGTTACCGTTGAAACCGTGGTCCTTGAAGGTCACCCCAGTCACGAGATCATCGAATTTGCTGATAATAACAACATTGACCTCATTGTAATGGGAACACTCGGAAAGAGCGGATTTGATAGGTTCCTGCTTGGAAGTGTTGCTGAAAAAGTAACAAGAAACTCAAAAGTACCCGTACTTGTAGTGCGAGGCGACTCTGAAGAGGAAGAGTAA
- a CDS encoding amidohydrolase family protein: MSWEQTISGKIIYGPEAEVIEGYIVVEDGIIKEVHEKKNDSQIIIAPCFVNAHTHIGDSVCKDPVLGETVGHFVKRDLDQLVKPPDGLKHRILNSTPRDEMIGAMKNSICDMNYTGTCAFADFREGGLNGINVLKEALSSSDIEGTIFARPVQTADADKFCTELDEILENADGLGMSGANDIDMNILETAREKAAKYGASFAIHSGENDRSDIDKALSLDPDILIHMTHAEEKDLKRVAESDTPVVVCPRSNFITGVGMAPVAKMLDQGIKVAIGTDNIMLNSANMFSEMEILSKIFGIEDRQVFMMCTLMGATILGLENTGSILEGNKAKIMIINGNSSNLTGTREVISGIVRRARPDDILSVII; encoded by the coding sequence ATGTCATGGGAACAAACAATATCCGGGAAAATAATATACGGACCAGAGGCAGAGGTCATTGAAGGTTACATTGTCGTAGAGGATGGCATCATTAAGGAAGTGCATGAAAAAAAGAATGATTCCCAAATAATCATTGCTCCCTGTTTTGTAAATGCACATACACACATAGGTGACTCAGTCTGCAAGGATCCTGTTCTTGGCGAAACCGTTGGACACTTCGTAAAAAGAGATCTGGACCAGCTAGTCAAACCACCTGATGGCCTGAAACACCGCATATTGAACAGTACACCTCGTGATGAAATGATCGGAGCGATGAAAAACTCAATCTGCGATATGAATTACACGGGAACCTGTGCATTTGCAGATTTCAGGGAAGGAGGACTAAATGGAATCAACGTTCTCAAAGAAGCCCTAAGTTCATCAGATATAGAAGGAACAATATTTGCCAGACCAGTACAAACCGCAGATGCAGATAAATTCTGCACAGAGCTGGATGAAATACTGGAAAATGCTGACGGACTGGGGATGAGCGGTGCTAATGATATAGACATGAACATACTTGAAACTGCAAGGGAAAAGGCGGCAAAATACGGCGCATCATTTGCCATTCACTCTGGAGAGAATGACCGAAGTGATATAGACAAGGCACTATCGCTTGATCCGGACATATTGATACACATGACACATGCGGAAGAAAAGGACTTAAAACGAGTTGCAGAGAGCGATACGCCAGTAGTCGTTTGTCCGCGATCTAATTTTATCACAGGCGTAGGAATGGCACCTGTTGCAAAAATGCTGGATCAAGGCATAAAAGTGGCGATAGGAACCGATAATATAATGTTAAACTCGGCCAATATGTTCTCTGAAATGGAGATTTTATCTAAAATATTTGGCATAGAGGACAGACAAGTATTTATGATGTGTACGCTTATGGGAGCAACAATATTAGGGCTTGAGAACACCGGTTCTATCCTGGAAGGAAATAAAGCCAAAATTATGATCATTAATGGGAATTCAAGCAATCTCACGGGTACAAGGGAAGTGATCAGCGGGATTGTGAGAAGAGCGCGACCCGATGATATACTATCAGTAATAATTTAA
- a CDS encoding DUF167 domain-containing protein codes for MFIWIWGIGTMSFEDALNEVDSGIIIDIEVTPGSKVLCVPSGYNIWRKRIEVRLSQNAQKGKANEQLISALADLFGMRSSEICFVNGMHNSKKSLLLQNAEYSHIIAVLKDKLPDDAV; via the coding sequence ATGTTTATCTGGATATGGGGAATTGGCACAATGTCTTTTGAGGATGCTTTAAATGAGGTAGATTCCGGGATTATTATTGATATTGAAGTAACTCCCGGTTCAAAGGTGCTTTGTGTGCCAAGTGGCTATAATATCTGGAGAAAACGTATTGAGGTGCGTTTATCCCAGAATGCCCAGAAAGGCAAGGCCAATGAACAACTAATATCTGCTCTGGCAGATCTTTTCGGAATGCGAAGTTCTGAGATCTGTTTTGTAAATGGAATGCATAATTCCAAGAAATCTCTTCTTTTGCAGAATGCTGAGTATTCTCATATCATTGCAGTTCTTAAGGATAAACTGCCGGATGATGCTGTTTAA
- a CDS encoding toprim domain-containing protein codes for MRPRKPGSKRYLKAPLIVYEKRMEQMDKLLDELQDFVNQGSIIVVEGKRDVVALKSLGIRGEFRLATHHSLVNFCEELAKTGKQIVILTDWDRRGNILADKLVENLHALGVNPDTRIRDLVVSLVQKEIKDIESLPGYVGKLRQITTGTDATDSL; via the coding sequence ATGCGACCAAGAAAACCTGGTTCTAAAAGATATTTGAAAGCTCCTTTGATCGTATATGAAAAGAGGATGGAACAAATGGATAAATTACTGGATGAGTTACAGGATTTTGTCAACCAGGGTTCAATTATTGTCGTGGAAGGAAAAAGGGATGTAGTTGCATTAAAGTCTCTTGGGATTCGTGGTGAATTCCGGCTGGCTACGCACCATTCACTTGTCAATTTCTGTGAAGAACTTGCAAAGACCGGGAAGCAAATAGTGATTCTCACTGACTGGGATCGCAGAGGCAATATACTTGCTGATAAACTTGTGGAGAATCTGCATGCTCTTGGGGTCAACCCTGACACAAGAATAAGGGATCTTGTTGTATCTCTGGTACAAAAAGAGATAAAGGATATTGAAAGCCTGCCTGGGTACGTAGGAAAACTAAGACAAATAACCACAGGTACAGATGCAACAGATTCGCTTTAA
- a CDS encoding DUF356 domain-containing protein, whose translation MGIGVKSFAVIRGDNADKVNVALHDLEHYGRMRFVSKPKRIEPVYADNLLVSVAGVPLKARCNSAALVELDNNAGAAISKLRKIHPPAHVVIVSPRHDVYDELMDKSELYPEFERSFEPQHH comes from the coding sequence ATGGGGATTGGAGTTAAATCTTTTGCTGTAATCCGGGGTGACAATGCAGACAAAGTCAATGTCGCATTACATGACCTTGAGCATTACGGAAGAATGAGGTTTGTATCAAAACCAAAACGTATTGAGCCTGTTTATGCAGATAACCTTCTGGTTAGTGTTGCAGGTGTGCCACTAAAAGCCAGATGCAATTCTGCTGCACTGGTGGAACTTGACAACAATGCAGGTGCTGCGATCAGTAAATTGAGAAAGATACACCCTCCTGCCCATGTAGTTATAGTTAGTCCAAGACACGATGTCTATGACGAGCTAATGGACAAATCTGAACTATATCCGGAATTTGAGCGTAGTTTTGAACCCCAACACCACTAA
- the proC gene encoding pyrroline-5-carboxylate reductase produces MSLEGKKLGFIGTGKMGSALIKGICSAGLFSSSDVYASDLYEPSLDELKQDVGVNVSTDNTTTVNNSDIIVLAVKPQILKKVIAGIKEDIGSDKLVISIAAGVKLADIESEFNEGTRVIRVMPNIAATVAEAASAITQGSNASKDDAEDALEIFGAVGSAIQVPENLMDAVTGLSGSGPAYIFPVIEAMADGAVYEGLDRKSALVLAAQTVLGAAKMALETEAHPGELKDMVTSPAGTTIRGIKVLEEYGIRSAFMQAVIESSNRSKELGK; encoded by the coding sequence ATGAGCCTTGAAGGTAAAAAACTGGGATTTATCGGAACAGGAAAAATGGGCAGTGCATTAATTAAAGGGATATGTAGTGCAGGACTTTTTTCTTCATCCGATGTATATGCAAGTGATCTCTACGAGCCATCCCTTGATGAACTTAAGCAGGATGTAGGGGTTAACGTATCTACAGACAATACAACTACTGTAAATAATTCCGACATTATTGTACTTGCAGTAAAACCTCAGATACTTAAGAAGGTAATTGCAGGCATAAAGGAGGACATCGGTTCTGACAAACTTGTAATATCCATTGCAGCAGGTGTCAAACTTGCAGATATTGAAAGTGAATTCAATGAAGGAACCAGAGTCATAAGAGTTATGCCAAACATTGCAGCAACCGTTGCTGAAGCTGCTTCTGCTATAACTCAGGGAAGCAATGCTTCAAAAGATGATGCAGAGGATGCTCTTGAGATATTCGGTGCAGTTGGCAGTGCCATTCAGGTTCCTGAAAATCTCATGGATGCAGTGACAGGTCTTTCAGGAAGTGGACCTGCATACATATTCCCCGTTATTGAAGCAATGGCAGATGGGGCTGTGTACGAAGGACTTGACAGGAAGAGTGCACTTGTACTTGCAGCCCAGACAGTTCTTGGTGCTGCAAAAATGGCACTTGAAACCGAAGCTCATCCGGGAGAACTGAAGGACATGGTTACATCCCCTGCAGGAACAACCATCCGAGGAATTAAAGTCCTGGAAGAATACGGCATAAGGTCAGCTTTCATGCAGGCTGTTATTGAATCATCCAACCGTTCAAAAGAACTTGGAAAATAA
- a CDS encoding multiprotein bridging factor aMBF1 yields MQCEICGAEIRGDSFKVNIDGSELTVCGRCSQYGTAAGKRSPVSKKVAPVSRRPAPATGSSRPPRKAPGMIVDELIDEYGQAIKEARERKKWSHDQLASKIKEKATLLKKIEREEIVPEDDVRQKIEKALDIKLTERTGENDWSGERLNRGTTLGDIVTIKRK; encoded by the coding sequence ATGCAGTGTGAAATATGTGGCGCCGAGATCAGAGGCGATTCTTTTAAAGTAAATATTGACGGCAGTGAACTTACAGTATGTGGAAGATGCTCACAATATGGTACTGCAGCAGGAAAGCGCAGTCCAGTGTCCAAGAAAGTTGCACCTGTAAGCCGTCGGCCAGCTCCGGCAACCGGAAGCAGCAGACCACCAAGGAAAGCCCCTGGAATGATAGTTGATGAACTAATTGATGAGTACGGACAGGCAATAAAAGAAGCAAGAGAACGAAAGAAGTGGTCACATGACCAGCTGGCTTCAAAGATCAAGGAAAAAGCAACACTTCTTAAAAAGATAGAGCGTGAAGAGATCGTACCTGAGGATGATGTTCGTCAGAAGATAGAGAAAGCCCTCGATATCAAACTCACGGAAAGGACCGGCGAGAATGATTGGAGTGGTGAAAGACTAAATCGTGGAACTACTCTTGGGGACATAGTGACCATCAAGAGAAAATAA
- a CDS encoding proteasome-activating nucleotidase, translating into MSETSDSDFEHGRYDFTSVNKADYDYVGTDNEEDFSKYLLDRMRQLESRNTLLKEQCDQIESEKRFVESQKLKYEREVRRLQAEVDRLKTVPLVVATIMDVISEEKVLVRSSTGPQFMVNVSQYLSEESLVPGAKVALNQQTLAIVEVIPTSEDPAVSAMEVIESQDVDYEDIGGLDSQIQELIESVELPLTKPEAFQRIGITPPKGVLLYGEPGTGKTLLAKAVAHRTEATYIRVVGSELIQKYIGDGSKLVRELFDMARKKSPSIIFIDELDAIASRRLNDTNGADREVQRTLMQLLAEMDGFDNRGDVRIIAATNRLDVLDPAILRPGRFDRIVNVPMPDEEARANIFRIHTRFMSVAKDIDFKKLAKLTEKASGADLNAIAMEAGMLAVRLDKKTISMDDFLESVQKVMSKKETEKEVLPEGMFI; encoded by the coding sequence ATGAGCGAGACCAGCGACAGTGACTTTGAACACGGCAGGTATGATTTTACCTCTGTGAACAAAGCCGACTATGACTATGTCGGTACAGATAACGAGGAAGATTTTTCCAAATATCTGTTAGACCGAATGCGACAGTTAGAGTCCAGGAATACTCTCCTGAAGGAACAATGCGACCAGATCGAGTCGGAAAAACGTTTTGTTGAGAGCCAGAAGCTCAAATACGAACGTGAGGTGCGCAGACTGCAGGCGGAAGTTGACCGTCTGAAAACAGTTCCTCTTGTAGTGGCAACAATCATGGATGTCATATCAGAGGAAAAAGTGCTTGTCAGAAGTTCCACGGGACCGCAGTTCATGGTCAATGTATCCCAGTACCTTAGTGAAGAGTCTTTAGTTCCGGGTGCAAAAGTTGCATTGAACCAGCAGACACTTGCGATCGTGGAAGTAATCCCAACAAGTGAAGACCCTGCAGTTTCAGCAATGGAGGTAATAGAGTCACAGGATGTGGACTACGAAGATATAGGTGGATTAGATTCACAGATACAGGAACTTATAGAATCTGTAGAATTACCACTGACAAAACCGGAGGCTTTCCAGCGTATAGGCATCACTCCGCCAAAAGGTGTTCTCCTGTACGGTGAGCCAGGTACCGGTAAGACCTTACTGGCAAAGGCCGTTGCACACAGGACAGAAGCCACTTACATCAGAGTGGTAGGTTCTGAACTGATACAGAAATACATTGGTGACGGTTCAAAACTTGTCAGGGAACTCTTCGATATGGCAAGGAAAAAATCCCCGAGTATCATCTTCATCGATGAGCTGGATGCAATTGCTTCAAGGCGTCTCAATGACACCAACGGTGCAGACCGTGAAGTCCAGAGGACACTTATGCAACTGCTTGCGGAAATGGATGGTTTTGATAACAGGGGAGATGTGAGGATTATCGCAGCTACAAACAGGCTGGATGTTCTTGACCCTGCAATTCTTAGACCTGGAAGGTTTGACAGGATAGTCAACGTACCAATGCCGGATGAAGAAGCACGTGCAAATATCTTCAGGATACACACACGTTTCATGTCTGTTGCAAAGGATATTGACTTTAAGAAGCTGGCAAAACTCACCGAGAAGGCAAGTGGTGCAGATTTGAATGCCATTGCCATGGAAGCAGGTATGCTTGCTGTAAGACTTGACAAGAAAACGATCTCCATGGATGATTTCCTCGAGTCTGTGCAGAAGGTCATGTCAAAGAAAGAAACTGAAAAGGAAGTTCTTCCGGAAGGAATGTTTATCTGA